From the genome of Amycolatopsis sp. NBC_01488, one region includes:
- a CDS encoding sulfurtransferase has product MRPLISTTDLATALAGPAGDRPVVLDVRWRLAGPPGADSYREGHVPGAVFTDLDRVLAGEPGEGGRHPLPDPADLQRDLRAAGVRAAAPVVVYDDADGSVAARAWWLLRWAGHDEVTVLDGGYAAWTAGGHPVSTEPARPEPGDITVRPGGMPVLDADEAAALARDGLLLDARAAQRYTGETEPVDPRAGHIPGAVNAPFAGHIAEDGHWRAPEELAARFADLGLRPGEPVGAYCGSGVTASSVVLALELAGHPGAGLYAGSWSHWSRDPNRPAATGTLPG; this is encoded by the coding sequence ATGCGTCCGCTGATCAGCACCACCGACCTGGCCACCGCGCTGGCCGGCCCGGCCGGGGACCGGCCCGTCGTCCTCGACGTCCGCTGGCGGCTCGCCGGCCCGCCCGGCGCCGATTCGTACCGCGAGGGGCACGTGCCCGGCGCGGTCTTCACCGACCTCGACCGCGTGCTCGCGGGCGAGCCGGGCGAGGGCGGCCGGCACCCGCTGCCCGACCCGGCCGACCTGCAGCGCGACCTGCGCGCGGCCGGCGTCCGGGCGGCCGCGCCGGTGGTGGTCTACGACGACGCCGACGGCTCCGTCGCTGCGCGAGCGTGGTGGCTGCTGCGCTGGGCGGGCCACGACGAGGTGACGGTGCTCGACGGCGGTTACGCTGCGTGGACCGCCGGCGGCCACCCGGTGAGCACGGAACCGGCGCGCCCCGAGCCGGGGGACATCACGGTCCGCCCGGGCGGCATGCCCGTGCTCGACGCGGACGAAGCGGCGGCGCTGGCCCGCGACGGCCTCCTGCTCGACGCCCGGGCGGCGCAGCGCTACACGGGCGAGACCGAGCCGGTCGACCCGCGGGCGGGCCACATCCCGGGCGCGGTGAACGCGCCGTTCGCCGGTCACATCGCCGAAGACGGTCACTGGCGCGCGCCCGAGGAGCTGGCCGCCCGCTTCGCGGACCTGGGCCTCCGGCCGGGCGAGCCGGTCGGCGCGTACTGCGGCTCGGGAGTGACGGCGAGTTCGGTGGTCCTGGCCCTGGAGCTGGCGGGCCACCCGGGCGCCGGCTTGTACGCGGGCTCGTGGTCCCACTGGTCCCGAGACCCGAACCGCCCCGCGGCGACGGGCACCCTGCCGGGCTGA
- a CDS encoding acetoin utilization protein AcuC: MSPAVVWDSALLGYDLGGDHPFNPVRLELTVRLATELGVLDDVPLLVPTGAGDEELLRVHAPEYIAAVREAPLVGWDVGHGLGTADNPVFSDMHDASALVVGSTLLAARKIAEGEATRAVNIAGGLHHAMRDQASGFCVYNDCAVAISWLLDHGFERIAYIDTDVHHGDGVQAAFYDDPRVLTISMHQHPFTLWPGTGYSAETGRGKADGTAVNVPLPPRTRDPGWLRAFNAVVPSLLADFEPQLLFTQCGVDSHEEDPLADLSLSVDGHRTIYATLRDLAETYAGGKWLAVGGGGYQLIRVVPRSWTHLIATVLDRDVAPATPLPPGWVATVTKAAPNAELPVAMTDDRETEFKPWGDGEDDPVDVAVRDTRRAVFPLHGLDPDDPRD, from the coding sequence ATGTCGCCGGCTGTTGTTTGGGACTCCGCTCTGCTCGGTTATGACCTGGGCGGGGACCATCCGTTCAACCCCGTCCGGCTGGAGCTCACCGTCCGGCTGGCCACCGAGCTCGGCGTGCTCGACGACGTTCCTCTGCTCGTCCCCACCGGCGCCGGGGACGAGGAGCTGCTGCGCGTCCACGCCCCCGAATACATCGCCGCCGTGCGGGAGGCGCCGCTCGTCGGGTGGGATGTCGGGCACGGGCTCGGGACCGCCGACAACCCCGTCTTCTCCGACATGCACGACGCCTCCGCGCTGGTCGTCGGGTCGACGCTGCTCGCTGCCCGGAAGATCGCCGAAGGCGAAGCCACCCGGGCCGTCAACATCGCCGGTGGGCTCCACCACGCCATGCGCGACCAGGCGTCCGGGTTCTGCGTCTACAACGACTGCGCCGTGGCCATCTCGTGGTTGCTCGACCACGGCTTCGAGCGCATCGCCTACATCGACACCGACGTCCACCACGGCGACGGCGTCCAGGCCGCCTTCTACGACGATCCCCGCGTCCTCACCATCTCGATGCACCAGCACCCCTTCACGCTCTGGCCGGGCACCGGGTACTCCGCCGAGACGGGCCGTGGGAAGGCCGACGGCACCGCGGTCAACGTCCCGCTGCCGCCGCGCACTCGCGATCCCGGGTGGCTGCGCGCGTTCAACGCCGTCGTCCCCTCGCTCCTGGCCGACTTCGAGCCGCAGCTGCTGTTCACCCAGTGCGGCGTCGACTCGCACGAAGAAGACCCCCTAGCTGATCTGTCGCTGTCAGTCGACGGGCACCGCACCATCTACGCCACCCTTCGCGACCTCGCCGAGACGTACGCCGGCGGCAAGTGGCTCGCCGTCGGCGGGGGCGGGTACCAGCTGATCCGGGTCGTCCCGCGGTCGTGGACGCACCTGATCGCCACCGTCCTCGACCGGGACGTCGCCCCCGCGACGCCGCTGCCGCCCGGCTGGGTCGCCACCGTCACGAAAGCCGCGCCGAACGCCGAGCTGCCCGTGGCCATGACCGACGACCGCGAAACCGAGTTCAAGCCGTGGGGCGACGGCGAGGACGACCCGGTCGACGTCGCCGTCCGGGACACCCGCCGGGCCGTCTTCCCCTTGCACGGCCTCGACCCGGACGACCCCAGGGACTGA
- a CDS encoding DUF4192 domain-containing protein: MTTSTPAGRPPVDLRSPAQLLAALPYLIGFRPANSVVLLGHRGHRLGLVLRGDLPRPEDRARQALALPPRLALVPHTGVTLVVIGGGGRSPGGPPPHAGFVELLADVLGECGLPVLHAMWAADIAEAAPWACYTDPDCGGELPDPRSTVAAAVATGNGEVAFDSRDELEALLAPRSPEALARRAEALAGMSSLPWPDATCVSDAASVIRAAFERQRRGSGPPTDEEAVLLASAFTVPEIRDVCLGMAAPPHTPAAREAERLWLTLVRELPAPERAEPAALLGYTAFMRGDGAFAGMALENALEAKPNHVLAGLLTKVLKRGMPPEQLLGLALAADPTGLSGFGLAPPDFGASFSVGVACGHPAATGSQP; encoded by the coding sequence ATGACCACTTCCACCCCGGCCGGCCGCCCGCCGGTCGACCTCCGAAGCCCCGCGCAGCTGCTGGCCGCGCTCCCGTACCTGATCGGGTTCCGGCCCGCGAACTCCGTCGTCCTGCTCGGCCACCGGGGCCACCGCCTGGGCCTGGTGCTGCGCGGTGATCTCCCGCGCCCGGAAGACCGGGCACGGCAAGCCCTGGCGCTGCCGCCGCGGCTGGCCCTGGTCCCGCACACGGGCGTGACGCTGGTGGTGATCGGCGGCGGTGGCCGCAGCCCCGGCGGCCCGCCGCCACACGCGGGCTTCGTCGAGCTGCTGGCGGACGTCCTCGGCGAGTGCGGCCTGCCGGTGCTGCACGCGATGTGGGCGGCGGACATCGCCGAGGCCGCACCGTGGGCCTGTTACACGGACCCGGACTGCGGCGGCGAGCTGCCGGACCCCCGATCGACCGTGGCGGCGGCGGTGGCGACGGGAAACGGCGAGGTGGCGTTCGACAGCCGCGACGAGCTGGAGGCGCTGCTGGCTCCCCGTTCACCCGAAGCCCTCGCCCGCCGGGCCGAAGCACTGGCCGGGATGTCCTCACTGCCGTGGCCGGACGCGACCTGCGTGTCGGACGCGGCCTCGGTGATCCGCGCGGCGTTCGAGCGTCAGCGGCGCGGCTCAGGACCACCGACGGACGAGGAAGCGGTCCTGCTCGCGAGCGCGTTCACGGTCCCCGAAATCCGGGACGTCTGTTTGGGGATGGCGGCGCCCCCGCACACCCCGGCCGCTCGCGAGGCGGAGCGGCTGTGGCTGACGCTGGTCCGGGAACTCCCGGCGCCGGAACGAGCGGAACCGGCGGCCCTGCTGGGCTACACGGCCTTCATGCGCGGCGACGGCGCGTTCGCGGGCATGGCGTTGGAGAACGCACTGGAAGCGAAGCCGAACCACGTGCTGGCCGGCCTGCTGACGAAGGTGCTGAAGCGTGGCATGCCGCCGGAACAGTTGCTGGGCTTGGCATTGGCCGCGGACCCGACGGGCCTGTCCGGCTTCGGCCTGGCCCCACCGGACTTCGGCGCGAGCTTCTCCGTGGGAGTCGCATGTGGACACCCGGCAGCCACCGGCAGCCAGCCGTGA
- a CDS encoding bifunctional acetate--CoA ligase family protein/GNAT family N-acetyltransferase encodes MAGRDPFDYPRDWEADVVLSDGGTVHLRPIVPTDADGLVAFHGKLSERTRYFRYFGAYPRIPEKDLKRFSTVDHHDRVAFAAFLGDDIVAVGRYERLDHGPSAEVAFVVSDAHQGRGLGSILLEHLAAAASECGLRRFVAEVLAENAAMVRVFRDAGYQVSREIEEGVLHLEFDIDPTEESLAVARSREQAAEARSVHNLLHPASVAVIGASAEPGKVGHVAFVNLLAAAFTGTVYPVNPEHRSIRGVRAYPSVLDIPDPVDLAVVAVPAEAVESVLDACLAKGVKTLLILSSGFAEAGPHGLHAELRLVGEARAHGMRVVGPNALGVLNTAPGIRLNATLAPRLPGRGRTGFFCQSGALGTAILADAESRGLGLSTFVSAGNRADVSGNDLLQYWETDPDTDLVLLYLESFGNPRKFARLARRLARTKPIVAVKSGRHAVRPQLAATSTEIDEASVQALFEQAGVVRVESLAQLFDTALVFAHQPLPAGPRVAIVGNSSAIGLLAADTARMQGLRLAFDPVDVGPQAGPDDFAKAVGEALTSPDTDALVVVFAPPVAIPGTAYARALRETVVELGQRKPIVSTFLAAEGVPDELAVSTADGVPTRGSIPSYPSPERAVNALARVIRYAAWRQRPQGTLVTPPGIHTEQAQGIVREFLEAENGKTTLLSDTDVVRLLGCYGIDVVPFRVASTVDEAVAAAAELGYPVTLKAVDERLRGRPDLAGVRLDLASEDSVRTAYEMLREISGDDDVYVQRMAPKGLSCVIGLQDDPSFGTLVSFGLSGLVSTLLGDRAYRAVPLTDVDAATLLREPRTAPLLTGYRGDEPADLAALQDMVLRVAALAEDNPEVRSLVLDPILASPDGAFVANARLVLGPPPSRPDTGPRRLRAINPLD; translated from the coding sequence ATGGCCGGCCGGGATCCCTTCGACTACCCCCGTGACTGGGAGGCCGACGTCGTGCTGTCCGACGGCGGCACCGTCCACCTGCGCCCGATCGTCCCCACCGACGCCGACGGCCTCGTCGCCTTCCACGGCAAGCTCTCCGAGCGCACCCGCTACTTCCGCTACTTCGGTGCCTACCCGCGGATCCCCGAGAAGGACCTCAAGCGGTTCTCCACGGTCGACCACCACGACCGGGTCGCGTTCGCCGCCTTCCTCGGCGACGACATCGTCGCGGTCGGCCGGTACGAACGGCTCGACCACGGGCCGTCGGCGGAGGTCGCCTTCGTCGTCAGCGACGCGCACCAGGGCCGCGGCCTGGGCTCGATCCTGCTGGAACACCTCGCCGCGGCCGCGTCGGAATGCGGGCTGCGCCGGTTCGTCGCCGAGGTGCTGGCCGAGAACGCCGCCATGGTGCGGGTCTTCCGCGACGCCGGCTACCAGGTCAGCCGCGAGATCGAAGAAGGCGTGCTGCACCTGGAGTTCGACATCGACCCGACCGAGGAGTCCCTCGCGGTCGCGCGCTCCCGGGAGCAGGCGGCCGAGGCGCGCAGCGTGCACAACCTGCTGCACCCGGCGTCGGTCGCGGTGATCGGCGCGTCCGCCGAGCCGGGCAAGGTCGGCCACGTCGCCTTCGTGAACCTGCTGGCCGCCGCGTTCACCGGCACGGTTTACCCGGTCAACCCGGAGCACCGCTCGATCCGCGGCGTCCGCGCGTACCCGTCGGTGCTCGACATCCCGGACCCGGTCGACCTGGCCGTCGTCGCGGTGCCCGCCGAGGCCGTCGAGTCCGTTTTGGACGCTTGCCTCGCGAAGGGCGTCAAGACGCTGCTGATCCTCTCCAGCGGGTTCGCCGAAGCCGGCCCGCACGGCCTGCACGCCGAGCTGCGGCTGGTCGGCGAGGCGCGGGCGCACGGCATGCGCGTCGTCGGGCCGAACGCGCTCGGCGTGCTGAACACCGCGCCCGGCATCCGCCTCAACGCCACCCTCGCCCCGCGCCTGCCCGGGCGCGGGCGCACCGGGTTCTTCTGCCAGTCCGGCGCGCTGGGCACCGCGATCCTCGCCGACGCCGAGTCGCGCGGCCTCGGCCTCTCGACGTTCGTCTCGGCTGGCAACCGCGCCGACGTCTCCGGCAACGATCTCCTGCAGTACTGGGAAACCGACCCGGACACCGACCTCGTGCTGCTGTACCTCGAGTCGTTCGGCAACCCGCGCAAGTTCGCGCGGCTGGCCCGCCGCCTGGCCCGCACGAAACCGATCGTCGCGGTCAAGTCGGGGCGGCACGCCGTTCGCCCGCAGCTGGCCGCGACGTCCACGGAGATCGACGAGGCCAGCGTGCAGGCCCTGTTCGAACAGGCCGGCGTCGTGCGGGTGGAGTCGCTGGCGCAGCTGTTCGACACCGCGCTCGTCTTCGCCCACCAGCCGCTGCCCGCCGGCCCGCGGGTGGCGATCGTCGGCAACTCCAGCGCGATCGGGCTGCTGGCCGCCGACACCGCGCGGATGCAGGGCCTGCGGCTGGCGTTCGACCCGGTGGACGTCGGCCCGCAGGCCGGGCCGGACGACTTCGCCAAGGCGGTCGGCGAGGCGCTCACCTCGCCGGACACCGACGCGTTGGTCGTCGTGTTCGCACCGCCGGTGGCCATCCCCGGCACGGCCTACGCGCGCGCTTTGCGCGAAACCGTGGTCGAACTGGGGCAGCGCAAGCCGATCGTCTCGACGTTCCTCGCCGCCGAAGGCGTTCCCGACGAACTCGCGGTGTCGACGGCCGACGGCGTGCCGACGCGCGGCTCGATCCCGTCCTACCCGAGCCCGGAACGCGCGGTGAACGCCCTCGCCCGGGTCATCCGGTACGCGGCATGGCGGCAACGTCCGCAGGGCACGCTCGTGACCCCACCGGGGATCCACACCGAGCAGGCGCAGGGCATCGTGCGCGAGTTCCTCGAAGCCGAGAACGGCAAGACGACGCTGCTGTCCGACACCGACGTCGTGCGGCTGCTGGGCTGCTACGGCATCGACGTCGTCCCGTTCCGTGTGGCGTCCACAGTGGACGAGGCCGTCGCGGCGGCGGCCGAGCTGGGCTACCCGGTGACGCTCAAGGCCGTCGACGAGCGGCTGCGCGGCCGCCCCGACCTGGCCGGGGTGCGGCTCGACCTGGCGTCCGAAGACTCGGTGCGCACCGCCTACGAAATGCTGCGCGAGATCTCCGGCGACGACGACGTGTACGTCCAGCGGATGGCCCCGAAGGGCCTGTCGTGCGTGATCGGGCTGCAGGACGACCCGTCGTTCGGCACGCTCGTGTCGTTCGGGCTGTCGGGGCTGGTCAGCACGCTGCTGGGCGACCGCGCCTACCGGGCGGTGCCGCTCACCGACGTCGACGCCGCGACGCTGCTGCGTGAGCCGCGGACGGCGCCGCTGCTCACCGGCTACCGCGGCGACGAGCCCGCCGATCTCGCCGCCCTGCAGGACATGGTGCTGCGCGTCGCCGCGCTCGCCGAGGACAACCCGGAGGTCCGGTCCCTGGTGCTGGACCCGATCCTGGCGTCGCCGGACGGCGCCTTCGTCGCCAACGCGCGGCTCGTGCTGGGGCCGCCGCCGTCGCGGCCCGACACCGGCCCGCGGCGCCTGCGCGCCATCAACCCCCTGGACTGA
- a CDS encoding metal-dependent transcriptional regulator, with amino-acid sequence MSNADEGDSVNDLIDTTEMYLRTIYELEEEGVVPLRARIAERLQQSGPTVSQTVARMERDGLVVVADDRHLQLTDHGRELAIAVMRKHRLAERLLVDVIGLEWEHVHNEACRWEHVMSEAVERKLVKLLDHPTTSPYGNPIPGLDKLGDGDPAPPAEADLVRLDEFARTGGGRVEIRRIAEHVQLDESLMTELKSVGIVPGGTVTIGRANGGTVEVTGGETTAQVASSALHAVLAQAR; translated from the coding sequence ATGAGCAACGCGGACGAAGGGGACAGCGTGAACGATCTCATCGACACCACCGAGATGTACTTGCGTACGATCTACGAGCTCGAAGAAGAAGGTGTCGTTCCGCTGCGTGCCCGCATCGCCGAGCGCCTGCAGCAGAGCGGCCCGACCGTGAGCCAGACCGTCGCCCGGATGGAGCGCGACGGGCTCGTGGTGGTCGCCGACGACCGGCACCTCCAGCTGACCGACCACGGCCGCGAACTGGCCATCGCCGTCATGCGCAAGCACCGCCTGGCCGAGCGCCTCCTCGTCGACGTCATCGGGCTCGAGTGGGAGCACGTCCACAACGAGGCGTGCCGGTGGGAGCACGTGATGAGCGAGGCCGTCGAGCGCAAGCTGGTCAAGCTGCTCGACCACCCGACCACGTCGCCGTACGGCAACCCGATCCCCGGCCTGGACAAGCTGGGCGACGGCGACCCGGCACCGCCCGCCGAGGCCGACCTCGTCCGGCTCGACGAGTTCGCCCGCACCGGTGGCGGTCGCGTCGAGATCCGGCGGATCGCCGAGCACGTCCAGCTGGACGAGTCGCTGATGACCGAGCTCAAGTCCGTCGGCATCGTGCCGGGCGGCACGGTCACGATCGGCCGGGCCAACGGCGGCACCGTCGAGGTCACCGGCGGCGAGACCACCGCCCAGGTCGCCAGCTCCGCGCTGCACGCAGTCCTGGCGCAAGCCAGGTGA
- the galE gene encoding UDP-glucose 4-epimerase GalE: MSEQSNALKLVVTGGAGYVGSVCAARLIEAGHQVTVVDDLSTGHADAVHPDARFVEGDAAEVAGSLLREGFDGVLHFAAKSLVGESMSEPAKYWEGNVVTSLRLLEAMREHGTPRLVFSSTAATYGEPEQSPIPESAPARPTNTYGATKLAIDHAITSFAGAHGLAAVSLRYFNVAGAYGAFGERHTTETHLIPLVLQVATGDRERIQIFGDDYPTPDHTAVRDYIHVVDLADAHLLALKSATAGEHRIYNLGNGTGFSVLEVIEACRSVTGHAIPAAVAPRRAGDPSVLVAASDRAREELGWKPERTELAGIVRDAWEFTQARRNAQG; encoded by the coding sequence GTGTCGGAGCAGAGCAACGCCCTGAAGCTGGTCGTGACGGGCGGAGCCGGGTACGTCGGCAGTGTCTGTGCCGCCCGGCTGATCGAAGCCGGGCACCAGGTCACGGTCGTCGACGACCTGTCCACCGGCCACGCCGACGCTGTCCACCCGGACGCGCGGTTCGTCGAGGGCGACGCCGCCGAGGTGGCGGGCAGCCTGCTGCGCGAGGGCTTCGACGGCGTGCTGCACTTCGCGGCCAAGTCGCTGGTCGGCGAATCGATGTCGGAGCCCGCGAAGTACTGGGAAGGCAACGTCGTCACGTCGCTGCGGCTGCTCGAGGCCATGCGCGAGCACGGCACGCCGCGCCTGGTCTTCTCGTCGACCGCGGCAACCTACGGCGAGCCGGAGCAGTCGCCGATTCCGGAGTCCGCGCCGGCCCGGCCGACCAACACCTACGGCGCGACGAAGCTCGCCATCGACCACGCGATCACCAGCTTCGCCGGCGCGCACGGCCTGGCGGCGGTGAGCCTGCGGTACTTCAACGTCGCGGGCGCGTACGGCGCGTTCGGGGAGCGCCACACCACGGAAACCCATCTCATTCCTCTCGTTCTGCAGGTCGCCACGGGCGACCGCGAGCGCATCCAGATCTTCGGCGACGACTACCCGACGCCCGACCACACGGCGGTCCGCGACTACATCCACGTCGTGGACCTCGCGGACGCGCACCTGCTGGCGCTGAAGAGCGCGACGGCGGGTGAGCACCGCATCTACAACCTGGGCAACGGCACGGGGTTCTCCGTTCTCGAGGTGATCGAGGCCTGCCGCTCGGTGACGGGACACGCGATCCCGGCCGCGGTGGCCCCGCGGCGGGCGGGCGACCCGTCGGTGCTCGTGGCGGCCAGCGACCGGGCCCGGGAAGAGCTGGGCTGGAAGCCGGAACGCACCGAGCTGGCCGGGATCGTCCGCGACGCCTGGGAGTTCACGCAGGCTCGGCGCAACGCCCAGGGCTGA
- a CDS encoding M23 family metallopeptidase has product MSRLRRLAVFAAAAALPALGLTLAGQAAASAAPNFQVPFKCGVTVTAATFSGHSPEYSVDFQKSGITGMPVLAAASGTVTRVADEGSTSYGKWIEVDHGSGWRTRYAHLSAQEVSVGQSVAGGKELGKAGATGGVTGPHLHFEERLDGVVQKAKLNGVAVPYYGHTDFTSKNNCGGNPYSAEEVCGSGFSVVDQQALANASGTAYLLYNASTKANCVTTLKATSLGTASPVSAFLEVQGSARATDSGSFTYYAGPVTKTAGATCVKWGGSVGGNTYESGFEHCG; this is encoded by the coding sequence ATGTCCAGGTTGCGACGGCTCGCCGTGTTCGCCGCCGCCGCGGCGCTGCCCGCGCTCGGCCTCACCCTCGCCGGCCAGGCGGCCGCGTCGGCCGCGCCGAACTTCCAGGTGCCGTTCAAGTGCGGGGTCACCGTGACCGCGGCGACGTTCAGCGGCCACAGCCCGGAGTACTCGGTCGACTTCCAGAAGTCGGGCATCACGGGCATGCCGGTGCTCGCCGCGGCGTCCGGCACGGTGACCCGCGTCGCCGACGAGGGCAGCACCAGCTACGGCAAGTGGATCGAGGTGGACCACGGCAGCGGCTGGCGGACCCGGTACGCGCACCTGTCCGCCCAGGAGGTCTCGGTCGGGCAGTCGGTCGCCGGCGGCAAGGAGCTCGGCAAGGCCGGTGCGACGGGCGGGGTCACCGGCCCGCACCTGCACTTCGAAGAGCGGCTGGACGGCGTGGTGCAGAAGGCCAAGCTCAACGGCGTCGCCGTGCCGTACTACGGGCACACCGACTTCACGAGCAAGAACAACTGCGGTGGCAACCCGTACTCGGCCGAAGAGGTCTGCGGCTCGGGCTTCTCCGTCGTCGACCAGCAGGCGCTGGCGAACGCGTCCGGCACCGCGTACCTGCTGTACAACGCCTCGACCAAGGCGAACTGCGTGACGACCCTGAAGGCGACGTCGCTGGGGACGGCGAGCCCGGTCTCGGCGTTCCTCGAGGTCCAGGGTTCGGCGCGGGCGACCGATTCCGGCAGCTTCACCTACTACGCCGGGCCGGTGACGAAGACCGCCGGCGCGACCTGCGTGAAGTGGGGCGGCTCGGTCGGCGGCAACACCTACGAGAGCGGCTTCGAGCACTGCGGGTGA
- the galK gene encoding galactokinase produces MSPASEAAAAFRTVHGREPAGVWSAPGRVNLIGEHTDYNDGFVLPFALPHRLAAAAAPREDGVLSVATLGDDGQLQRSGELKIADLEPGAVAGWAAYPAGVAWVLRDQGFAAGADLVVAGDVPSGAGLSSSHALECAVSLALLGLAGLELSARGDRVPTRPQVARWVQRSENDFVGAPTGLLDQTASLCCTESHVLFLDVRSGEQEQVPFGLADAGLQVLIMDTRTKHSHAEGGYGERRRGTERAAELLGVKALRDVTVEGLSEALDRLPDDLVPLVRHVVTENQRVLEVVELLRAGRLADIGPYLDASHVSMRDDYRISTAELDLAVDSARAAGALGSRMTGGGFGGSAIALVRDADLDAVKAAVEAAYEKAGYRRPRMFTAVPSRGAGRDEL; encoded by the coding sequence GTGAGCCCGGCTTCGGAGGCCGCGGCGGCGTTCCGCACCGTGCACGGCCGCGAGCCGGCCGGCGTGTGGTCCGCGCCGGGGCGCGTCAACCTGATCGGCGAGCACACCGACTACAACGACGGCTTCGTGCTGCCGTTCGCGCTGCCGCACCGCCTGGCCGCGGCGGCGGCACCCCGCGAGGACGGCGTCCTCTCGGTAGCCACCCTCGGCGACGACGGCCAGCTCCAGCGCTCCGGCGAGCTCAAGATCGCCGACCTGGAACCGGGCGCGGTCGCGGGGTGGGCCGCGTACCCGGCGGGAGTCGCCTGGGTGCTGCGCGACCAGGGCTTCGCGGCCGGCGCCGACCTGGTGGTCGCCGGGGACGTGCCGTCGGGGGCGGGACTGTCCTCCTCCCACGCGCTCGAGTGCGCGGTGTCGCTGGCGTTGCTCGGCCTGGCCGGGCTGGAGCTGAGCGCACGCGGCGACCGCGTGCCGACGCGGCCCCAGGTGGCGCGGTGGGTCCAGCGCTCGGAAAACGACTTCGTCGGCGCGCCCACCGGCCTGCTCGACCAGACGGCGTCCCTCTGCTGCACCGAGTCCCACGTGCTCTTCCTCGACGTCCGGTCGGGCGAGCAGGAGCAGGTGCCGTTCGGCCTGGCCGACGCCGGGCTGCAGGTGCTGATCATGGACACCCGCACGAAGCACTCGCACGCCGAGGGCGGCTACGGCGAGCGTCGCCGCGGCACCGAGCGGGCCGCCGAGCTGCTCGGGGTGAAGGCGCTGCGCGACGTCACCGTCGAGGGGCTGTCCGAGGCGCTCGACCGGCTGCCCGACGACCTGGTGCCGCTCGTGCGGCACGTCGTCACCGAAAACCAGCGAGTCCTCGAGGTCGTCGAGCTGCTGCGCGCCGGCCGGCTGGCCGACATCGGCCCGTACTTGGACGCCTCCCACGTCAGCATGCGCGACGACTACCGGATCTCCACGGCCGAGCTGGACCTCGCGGTCGACTCGGCGCGGGCGGCCGGCGCCCTCGGCTCCCGGATGACCGGCGGTGGCTTCGGCGGCTCGGCGATCGCGCTGGTCCGCGACGCCGACCTGGACGCCGTCAAGGCAGCCGTCGAAGCGGCGTACGAGAAGGCGGGCTACCGGCGCCCGCGGATGTTCACCGCGGTGCCCTCCCGCGGCGCCGGGCGCGACGAGCTCTGA
- a CDS encoding sensor histidine kinase, translating to MTVGRAGFARLPHAQAWLRWAFVAVPMFAAMPRANTLAWILIAVTLVLSIPLLWLYDIRERSLPPALLLTVILCAGTLWALVPNSWASVTMFSCTFFVVLRQAVVPIVLAVALDLGAILFWAAYHDVWEGALPTCTILAIVVLLGINRRTRLARIEQTELALARAQTATEEHARAAALAERARIARELHDVLAHSLAGLSLNLQGARLMLVRDGASPDAVAQIERAQKLASEGLAEARKAVAALREDAVPVERTIADLLAAYRLDSGARADLKVEGEPRELDPAVGTALVRAVQEALANTRKHAAQAEVDVTLDYGSGTVALTVADRQGRRPPDAPAAGYGLRGMSERVALLEGRFESGPGEDGWRIHLTVPA from the coding sequence ATGACCGTCGGACGAGCCGGCTTCGCCCGGCTCCCCCACGCCCAGGCCTGGTTGCGCTGGGCGTTCGTCGCGGTGCCGATGTTCGCCGCGATGCCGCGCGCGAACACGCTCGCCTGGATCCTGATCGCGGTCACCCTGGTGCTGTCGATCCCGCTGCTGTGGCTCTACGACATCCGCGAGCGGAGCCTGCCGCCGGCGCTGCTCCTCACCGTGATCCTCTGCGCCGGGACGCTGTGGGCGCTGGTGCCGAACAGCTGGGCGTCGGTGACGATGTTCAGCTGCACGTTCTTCGTGGTCCTGCGGCAGGCCGTCGTCCCGATCGTGCTCGCGGTCGCGCTGGACCTGGGCGCGATCCTGTTCTGGGCGGCCTACCACGACGTCTGGGAAGGCGCGCTCCCGACGTGCACGATCCTCGCCATCGTCGTGCTGCTCGGCATCAACCGGCGGACGCGGCTGGCCCGGATCGAGCAGACCGAGCTGGCACTGGCCCGCGCGCAGACGGCCACCGAGGAACACGCTCGCGCGGCCGCTCTCGCCGAACGCGCCCGCATCGCCCGCGAGCTGCACGACGTCCTCGCGCACTCGCTCGCCGGGCTGTCCCTCAACCTGCAGGGCGCGCGGCTGATGCTGGTGCGCGACGGGGCGAGCCCGGACGCCGTCGCGCAGATCGAACGCGCGCAGAAGCTGGCTTCGGAAGGCCTCGCCGAGGCTCGCAAGGCCGTCGCCGCCCTGCGCGAGGACGCCGTCCCGGTCGAACGCACGATCGCGGACCTCCTGGCCGCCTACCGGCTCGACAGCGGGGCGCGGGCGGATCTGAAGGTCGAGGGCGAGCCGCGGGAGCTCGACCCGGCGGTCGGCACCGCGCTGGTCCGCGCGGTGCAGGAGGCGCTGGCCAACACGCGCAAGCACGCCGCGCAGGCCGAGGTCGACGTCACGCTGGACTACGGCTCCGGGACCGTCGCGCTGACGGTGGCCGACCGGCAGGGCAGGCGGCCGCCGGACGCGCCGGCGGCAGGCTACGGTTTGCGCGGGATGAGCGAACGGGTCGCGCTGCTCGAGGGGCGGTTCGAGAGCGGGCCGGGGGAGGACGGATGGCGGATTCACCTGACGGTGCCGGCGTGA